A single window of Clostridia bacterium DNA harbors:
- a CDS encoding helix-turn-helix transcriptional regulator: MQIESVQIEFLSCDEWVAPPEKRPKQDLIISKVSKRFSMVQNKSNCMKTRIVGGELLDVPKDGFILFPPQTMQYCCVPKEHVPSAHIRWLYLDVLINGKYSLTDLFELPFMLPEAHISKMNAHLDALSALKDDPNRLCQRLSVAYKIVQLLLDVAQPKPKMDSHVQKAVSYIRTYYSQPLTVSRLATVAGMSESNFFRAFKKQTGVSPVTYLNDYRLVKASVLLEVTKMRVGEIALQVGFKEQYYFSRLFLRRFGVSPLKYRKNTERPLLSDGN, from the coding sequence ATGCAAATCGAATCGGTACAAATCGAATTTTTGTCCTGCGATGAATGGGTTGCCCCACCGGAAAAGCGACCGAAACAGGATCTGATTATATCCAAGGTTTCAAAGCGGTTTTCCATGGTGCAGAACAAAAGCAACTGCATGAAAACCCGCATCGTCGGCGGAGAGCTTCTGGATGTGCCAAAGGACGGATTTATTCTGTTTCCGCCGCAAACCATGCAGTATTGCTGTGTGCCAAAAGAGCATGTGCCTTCTGCACATATCCGCTGGTTGTATCTGGATGTGCTGATAAACGGCAAATACAGCTTAACCGACCTGTTTGAGCTTCCTTTTATGCTGCCCGAAGCACACATTTCAAAAATGAACGCGCATTTAGACGCACTTTCAGCTTTAAAGGACGACCCGAACCGACTTTGTCAGCGTCTTTCGGTGGCTTATAAAATCGTACAGCTCTTACTGGATGTTGCACAGCCTAAGCCTAAAATGGACAGCCATGTGCAAAAAGCAGTTTCGTACATCCGCACCTATTACAGTCAGCCCCTTACCGTTTCAAGGCTTGCGACGGTAGCAGGCATGAGCGAATCCAATTTTTTCAGGGCGTTCAAAAAGCAAACCGGTGTTTCACCTGTGACCTACCTGAATGACTATCGGCTTGTCAAAGCCTCGGTACTATTGGAAGTCACTAAAATGCGAGTGGGAGAAATTGCGTTACAGGTGGGCTTTAAAGAACAGTACTATTTCTCACGTCTTTTTTTAAGA